In a single window of the Antennarius striatus isolate MH-2024 chromosome 3, ASM4005453v1, whole genome shotgun sequence genome:
- the rab3c gene encoding ras-related protein Rab-3C isoform X2, with protein MDLYGKMAATQDVKGKGEGGDQNFDYMFKLLIIGNSSVGKTSFLFRYADDAFTSAFVSTVGIDFKVKTVYKNDKRIKLQIWDTAGQERYRTITTAYYRGAMGFILMYDITNEESFGAVQDWSTQIKTYSWDNAQVVLAGNKCDMDEERVVSVDSGRLLAEQLGFEFFETSAKDNINVKQTFERLVDLICDKMSESLDTDPVVTTGAPTAKLTDSAPPLQQPGCNC; from the exons ATGGATTTGTATGGAAAG ATGGCTGCCACTCAGGATGTGAAAGGGAAGGGAGAGGGGGGCGACCAAAACTTTGACTACATGTTCAAGCTGCTGATCATTGGCAACAGCAGCGTGGGTAAAACGTCCTTCCTGTTCCGCTATGCCGATGACGCCTTCACTTCAGCCTTTGTCAGCACAGTGGGCATCGACTTCAAAGTCAAGACTGTCtataaaaatgacaagaggATCAAACTGCAAATCTGG gacacAGCGGGCCAGGAGCGTTACAGGACCATCACCACTGCCTACTACCGTGGAGCCATGGGCTTTATCCTCATGTATGACATCACAAATGAGGAGTCTTTTGGCGCCGTGCAGGACTG GTCGACCCAGATAAAAACCTATTCCTGGGATAATGCACAGGTGGTGTTGGCTGGAAACAAGTGTGACATGGACGAGGAAAGAGTGGTCTCAGTGGATAGTGGCCGTCTGCTGGCAGAACAGTTGG GTTTTGAATTTTTTGAGACCAGCGCCAAGGACAACATCAATGTGAAGCAGACCTTTGAACGTCTTGTTGACCTAATTTGTGACAAGATGTCCGAGAGCTTGGACACTGATCCGGTTGTCACCACGGGGGCCCCCACTGCCAAACTCACAGACAGCGCTCCGCCCCTCCAGCAACCAGGATGCAACTGTTAG
- the rab3c gene encoding ras-related protein Rab-3C isoform X1: protein MSGCGAPYSDAEVEINISDVVLCLWADTGQKLQLPSHLDLNTPRPPVTSEAHETHFPLLVLVSREPASSARGRVTRRKRREQLPGAEIGRRFREKDKREGGGNQRLQKAQISNPYSAKNGKIHIEPRPSKQMAATQDVKGKGEGGDQNFDYMFKLLIIGNSSVGKTSFLFRYADDAFTSAFVSTVGIDFKVKTVYKNDKRIKLQIWDTAGQERYRTITTAYYRGAMGFILMYDITNEESFGAVQDWSTQIKTYSWDNAQVVLAGNKCDMDEERVVSVDSGRLLAEQLGFEFFETSAKDNINVKQTFERLVDLICDKMSESLDTDPVVTTGAPTAKLTDSAPPLQQPGCNC from the exons ATGAGCGGCTGTGGAGCTCCGTATTCTGACGCTGAAGTCGAAATCAATATTTCTGACGTCGTTCTCTGTCTCTGGGCTGACACCGGGCAAAAACTACAACTCCCATCTCATCTCGATCTcaacaccccccgccccccggtgACGTCAGAAGCGCATGAGACGCACTTTCCGTTGCTCGTGCTCGTCTCACGCGAGCCAGCCTCGTCAGCTCGGGGGCGCGTGACACGTCGGAAGCGGAGGGAACAGCTCCCAGGTGCTGAAATCGGTCGGCGCttcagagagaaagacaaacgagagggaggaggaaaccAACGCCTGCAGAAGGCACAGATATCAAACCCGTATTCTGCAAAAAACGGGAAGATTCACATAGAACCGAGGCCTTCAAAACAG ATGGCTGCCACTCAGGATGTGAAAGGGAAGGGAGAGGGGGGCGACCAAAACTTTGACTACATGTTCAAGCTGCTGATCATTGGCAACAGCAGCGTGGGTAAAACGTCCTTCCTGTTCCGCTATGCCGATGACGCCTTCACTTCAGCCTTTGTCAGCACAGTGGGCATCGACTTCAAAGTCAAGACTGTCtataaaaatgacaagaggATCAAACTGCAAATCTGG gacacAGCGGGCCAGGAGCGTTACAGGACCATCACCACTGCCTACTACCGTGGAGCCATGGGCTTTATCCTCATGTATGACATCACAAATGAGGAGTCTTTTGGCGCCGTGCAGGACTG GTCGACCCAGATAAAAACCTATTCCTGGGATAATGCACAGGTGGTGTTGGCTGGAAACAAGTGTGACATGGACGAGGAAAGAGTGGTCTCAGTGGATAGTGGCCGTCTGCTGGCAGAACAGTTGG GTTTTGAATTTTTTGAGACCAGCGCCAAGGACAACATCAATGTGAAGCAGACCTTTGAACGTCTTGTTGACCTAATTTGTGACAAGATGTCCGAGAGCTTGGACACTGATCCGGTTGTCACCACGGGGGCCCCCACTGCCAAACTCACAGACAGCGCTCCGCCCCTCCAGCAACCAGGATGCAACTGTTAG
- the pde4d gene encoding 3',5'-cyclic-AMP phosphodiesterase 4D isoform X2 gives MKRGHCPGVPIDRSMMHLGHFPFRRHSWICFDVDNGTSSGRSPLDPMASPGSGLILQANFVHSQRRESFLYRSDSDYDLSPKSMSRNSSIASDIHGDDMIVTPFAQVLASLRTVRNNFGALTNLQQDRASNKRSPMCNPPPITKTTFTEEAYQKLATETLEELDWCLDQLETLQTRHSVSEMASNKFKRMLNRELTHLSEMSRSGNQVSEFISSTFLDKQHEVEMPSPQTQKEKEKKNKPMSQISGVKKLQHSSSLTNSNIPRFGVKTETEDELAKELEHVNKWGLNVFKISEFSGNRPLTVMMYTIFQERELLKTFKIPLDTFITYLMTLEDHYHGDVAYHNNIHAADVTQSTHVLLSTPALEAVFTDLEILAAIFASAIHDVDHPGVSNQFLINTNSELALMYNDSSVLENHHLAVGFKLLQEENCDIFQNLTKKQRQSLRKMVIDIVLATDMSKHMNLLADLKTMVETKKVTSSGVLLLDNYSDRIQVLQNMVHCADLSNPTKPLQLYRQWTDRIMEEFFSQGDRERERGMEISPMCDKHNASVEKNQVGFIDYIVHPLWETWADLVHPDAQDILDTLEDNREWYQSTIPQSPSPALDEPEDGTRPPGGDKFQFELTLEEDGESDTEKDSGSQPEEEEEEEDEEEEEENSCTDSKTLCTQDSESTEIPLDEQVGEDEEEEEEEEEEIAQEGETHCLPPCVVEEEVAEEEEEEEGEVLEKAPHT, from the exons TTTTGATGTGGACAATGGCACATCATCAGGTCGCAGTCCCCTGGACCCGATGGCCAGCCCGGGCTCAGGCCTCATCCTGCAGGCCAACTTTGTCCATAGCCAACGGAGAGAGTCGTTCCTCTATCGCTCTGACAGCGACTACGACCTCTCTCCCAAATCTATGTCCCGAAACTCCTCCATTGCCAGTGACAT TCACGGTGACGATATGATTGTAACACCGTTCGCACAG GTCCTCGCCAGTTTGCGAACTGTAAGAAACAACTTTGGTGCATTAACGAATCTACAGCAAGACAGAGCATCCAATAA GAGATCACCCATGTGTAACCCACCACCTATCACCAAGACCACCTTTACAG AGGAGGCCTACCAGAAATTGGCCACTGAGACTTTGGAGGAGCTGGACTGGTGTTTGGACCAGTTAGAGACCCTGCAGACAAGACATTCAGTCAGCGAGATGGCCTCCAACAAG TTCAAGAGGATGCTGAACAGAGAGCTGACTCACCTATCAGAGATGAGCCGCTCTGGAAACCAGGTCTCTGAGTTCATCTCCAGCACTTTCCTGG ACAAGCAACACGAAGTGGAGATGCCATCCCCTCAGAcgcagaaggagaaggaaaagaagaacaagcCCATGTCTCAGATCAGCGGAGTGAAAAAGCTGCAACACTCCTCCAGCCTCACAAACTCCAACATCCCTCGCTTTGGTGTCAAGACTGAGACAGAGGATGAACTTGCTAAG GAGCTGGAGCATGTCAATAAATGGGGccttaatgtttttaaaatctcagAGTTCTCTGGGAATCGGCCACTAACAGTCATGATGTACACGATATTCCAG GAGAGGGAattgttaaaaacatttaaaattccaCTCGACACCTTTATCACATACCTGATGACCTTAGAAGACCATTACCATGGCGATGTAGCCTACCACAACAACATTCACGCTGCTGACGTCACCCAGTCAACTCACGTGCTGCTATCCACCCCTGCCctagag GCTGTATTCACGGACCTCGAGATCCTAGCTGCCATCTTTGCCAGTGCAATTCACGACGTGGACCATCCTGGAGTCTCAAACCAGTTCCTCATCAACACCA ATTCAGAACTGGCACTGATGTACAACGACTCATCAGTGTTGGAAAACCATCATCTAGCCGTTGGTTTTAAGCTACTACAAGAGGAGAACTGTGACATCTTCCAAAACTTGaccaaaaaacaaagacaatcacTGCGAAAGATGGTCATCGACATT GTTCTAGCAACAGACATGTCCAAGCACATGAATCTACTGGCCGATCTGAAAACCATGGTGGAAACCAAGAAGGTGACCAGCTCTGGTGTGTTGCTGCTAGACAACTACTCTGACAGGATACAG GTTCTACAAAACATGGTGCACTGTGCAGACCTGAGCAATCCCACTAAACCTCTCCAGCTGTACCGGCAGTGGACTGACCGCATCATGGAGGAGTTCTTCAGTCAGGGTGACCGAGAGAGGGAGCGGGGCATGGAGATCAGTCCCATGTGTGACAAACACAACGCCTCCGTAGAAAAGAACCAG gttggTTTCATAGACTACATCGTTCACCCTCTGTGGGAGACATGGGCTGACCTGGTCCACCCGGACGCCCAGGACATCCTGGACACCTTGGAGGACAACAGGGAGTGGTACCAAAGCACCATCCCCCAAAGCCCCTCTCCTGCGCTGGATGAGCCTGAAGACGGCACTCGACCTCCAGGAGGGGACAAGTTCCAATTCGAGCTCACTCTGGAGGAAGATGGGGAGTCAGACACTGAGAAAGACAGTGGCAGCcagccagaggaggaggaggaggaggaagacgaggaggaagaagaggaaaacagcTGTACCGACTCGAAAACACTCTGCACGCAGGACTCTGAATCAACGGAGATACCTTTAGATGAACAGGTGggggaggacgaagaggaggaggaggaagaggaggaggagatagcTCAAGAGGGGGAGACACATTGCTTACCACCGTGTGTGGTGGAGGAAGAAgtagcagaggaggaggaagaggaggagggggaggtgcTAGAGAAAGCCCCACACACATAG
- the pde4d gene encoding 3',5'-cyclic-AMP phosphodiesterase 4D isoform X3: MSIILKPRSRSTSSLKNTEGICFDVDNGTSSGRSPLDPMASPGSGLILQANFVHSQRRESFLYRSDSDYDLSPKSMSRNSSIASDIHGDDMIVTPFAQVLASLRTVRNNFGALTNLQQDRASNKRSPMCNPPPITKTTFTEEAYQKLATETLEELDWCLDQLETLQTRHSVSEMASNKFKRMLNRELTHLSEMSRSGNQVSEFISSTFLDKQHEVEMPSPQTQKEKEKKNKPMSQISGVKKLQHSSSLTNSNIPRFGVKTETEDELAKELEHVNKWGLNVFKISEFSGNRPLTVMMYTIFQERELLKTFKIPLDTFITYLMTLEDHYHGDVAYHNNIHAADVTQSTHVLLSTPALEAVFTDLEILAAIFASAIHDVDHPGVSNQFLINTNSELALMYNDSSVLENHHLAVGFKLLQEENCDIFQNLTKKQRQSLRKMVIDIVLATDMSKHMNLLADLKTMVETKKVTSSGVLLLDNYSDRIQVLQNMVHCADLSNPTKPLQLYRQWTDRIMEEFFSQGDRERERGMEISPMCDKHNASVEKNQVGFIDYIVHPLWETWADLVHPDAQDILDTLEDNREWYQSTIPQSPSPALDEPEDGTRPPGGDKFQFELTLEEDGESDTEKDSGSQPEEEEEEEDEEEEEENSCTDSKTLCTQDSESTEIPLDEQVGEDEEEEEEEEEEIAQEGETHCLPPCVVEEEVAEEEEEEEGEVLEKAPHT; the protein is encoded by the exons TTTTGATGTGGACAATGGCACATCATCAGGTCGCAGTCCCCTGGACCCGATGGCCAGCCCGGGCTCAGGCCTCATCCTGCAGGCCAACTTTGTCCATAGCCAACGGAGAGAGTCGTTCCTCTATCGCTCTGACAGCGACTACGACCTCTCTCCCAAATCTATGTCCCGAAACTCCTCCATTGCCAGTGACAT TCACGGTGACGATATGATTGTAACACCGTTCGCACAG GTCCTCGCCAGTTTGCGAACTGTAAGAAACAACTTTGGTGCATTAACGAATCTACAGCAAGACAGAGCATCCAATAA GAGATCACCCATGTGTAACCCACCACCTATCACCAAGACCACCTTTACAG AGGAGGCCTACCAGAAATTGGCCACTGAGACTTTGGAGGAGCTGGACTGGTGTTTGGACCAGTTAGAGACCCTGCAGACAAGACATTCAGTCAGCGAGATGGCCTCCAACAAG TTCAAGAGGATGCTGAACAGAGAGCTGACTCACCTATCAGAGATGAGCCGCTCTGGAAACCAGGTCTCTGAGTTCATCTCCAGCACTTTCCTGG ACAAGCAACACGAAGTGGAGATGCCATCCCCTCAGAcgcagaaggagaaggaaaagaagaacaagcCCATGTCTCAGATCAGCGGAGTGAAAAAGCTGCAACACTCCTCCAGCCTCACAAACTCCAACATCCCTCGCTTTGGTGTCAAGACTGAGACAGAGGATGAACTTGCTAAG GAGCTGGAGCATGTCAATAAATGGGGccttaatgtttttaaaatctcagAGTTCTCTGGGAATCGGCCACTAACAGTCATGATGTACACGATATTCCAG GAGAGGGAattgttaaaaacatttaaaattccaCTCGACACCTTTATCACATACCTGATGACCTTAGAAGACCATTACCATGGCGATGTAGCCTACCACAACAACATTCACGCTGCTGACGTCACCCAGTCAACTCACGTGCTGCTATCCACCCCTGCCctagag GCTGTATTCACGGACCTCGAGATCCTAGCTGCCATCTTTGCCAGTGCAATTCACGACGTGGACCATCCTGGAGTCTCAAACCAGTTCCTCATCAACACCA ATTCAGAACTGGCACTGATGTACAACGACTCATCAGTGTTGGAAAACCATCATCTAGCCGTTGGTTTTAAGCTACTACAAGAGGAGAACTGTGACATCTTCCAAAACTTGaccaaaaaacaaagacaatcacTGCGAAAGATGGTCATCGACATT GTTCTAGCAACAGACATGTCCAAGCACATGAATCTACTGGCCGATCTGAAAACCATGGTGGAAACCAAGAAGGTGACCAGCTCTGGTGTGTTGCTGCTAGACAACTACTCTGACAGGATACAG GTTCTACAAAACATGGTGCACTGTGCAGACCTGAGCAATCCCACTAAACCTCTCCAGCTGTACCGGCAGTGGACTGACCGCATCATGGAGGAGTTCTTCAGTCAGGGTGACCGAGAGAGGGAGCGGGGCATGGAGATCAGTCCCATGTGTGACAAACACAACGCCTCCGTAGAAAAGAACCAG gttggTTTCATAGACTACATCGTTCACCCTCTGTGGGAGACATGGGCTGACCTGGTCCACCCGGACGCCCAGGACATCCTGGACACCTTGGAGGACAACAGGGAGTGGTACCAAAGCACCATCCCCCAAAGCCCCTCTCCTGCGCTGGATGAGCCTGAAGACGGCACTCGACCTCCAGGAGGGGACAAGTTCCAATTCGAGCTCACTCTGGAGGAAGATGGGGAGTCAGACACTGAGAAAGACAGTGGCAGCcagccagaggaggaggaggaggaggaagacgaggaggaagaagaggaaaacagcTGTACCGACTCGAAAACACTCTGCACGCAGGACTCTGAATCAACGGAGATACCTTTAGATGAACAGGTGggggaggacgaagaggaggaggaggaagaggaggaggagatagcTCAAGAGGGGGAGACACATTGCTTACCACCGTGTGTGGTGGAGGAAGAAgtagcagaggaggaggaagaggaggagggggaggtgcTAGAGAAAGCCCCACACACATAG